A segment of the Myripristis murdjan chromosome 20, fMyrMur1.1, whole genome shotgun sequence genome:
TAAAAAGATAGAAATGCAGCTGAAAATATTTCACATGGTtacaccaagttttttttttttttttttttgccttataaAGAGGATAAAATGAGCGATAATCCCCCATTAGACCTCTGGTACCGTCAGAGATAAACATTGAGGGGTTGTGTCCCCCCCTCATAACCCCTGGGCTAAGGTCAGGGAATCTAGTCACAGGTCTTATCAGGACAGAGTAATAAGTACCCAACAACCCAAATAGATAATACCAGGAAACACAGAAAGCAAAATCAAATGCAATCAATCAATGAGTGGGTGGCAACTAAAGCCCTTGCTATTGATCGGCAGGGACTGGATTTAGGTTGTAGTGGTTAGATAAGGCAGGTAGTCTGTGCATTTTTGTGAATTCCCACAGCTTGCAGAAACTGAATGCATCAATTAAATGAACCGGGAACatgcatttctgctgtattgcATTGTGACACATGAAACCTGGTTTTGAATTACTTTGCCGCGAAAGATCAAATAATAATACCTAATCTAATCTCATTTAATCATCATTGGAGAACTTTACACCTTTTCATCAATGGAAGGTTACCTCACCTACCACAATATAATATTTGGCCTGCCTATACATCTACAGTAAGCCctttgtaggtgtgtgtgtgagtgatttcACAGATAGACCGGAACGCCATGTGTGGCGCTGACTCATGGAAGTTACTGATTGAAggaacaaaaagtaaacagtacgagagagagagcgagcgggagagggaggagggcagaAGGGGCACGAGGCTTGTGGATAAAAGCTGTGGAGCACTATGAACTCCTTAATCACACACGTttgacacacacagattgaaTCTGTCAGCTCACCCTGAAGCCCAGAGCAGCTGTATCGACCCTCTGCGTTACAtattaaccacacacacaaacacacacacaaacagtagaTAATTAGATATGGACACAGAGAAGCTTGTAGCGCGGATGCAAGAGGAGTTGTATGGAAATGCAGTGCATGTAAAATTAGATTAAACCATATTATTACCTCATTAATGAACATTTTCTTTACTCATATAAAATAAAGAGGCTTTCAGTGGTGGAGAGTAGTATTTGTGTCTGTGAGGCGAGAGCAGGTGTGATCACATAAGTCCACATGGCCTCTGTATGTTTCTGATAGGCTGTGGAGGCCTGACAAAAGCACAAGGAAATCCCATCCCCGGCCAAACAGAGCACACAGTGTATCTCTGTGGGTTATAGGTGGGGTGATGGAGTCTGTGTGGCAAGGTGTAGGGCGTCGGGTGGGGGTATGGttatacatacatagatacaaAGCCAGCTGTATTGATCCAGTCCCTGACAGCGGAGGACCGgatggggagaggaggaggctgataACCATGTCAACTGACCCAGGCCTGCTTACCTGAAGCGTGGGAGGGCACTGAGGTAACGCCCTGCAGCCTCTCAATAGGCCTTATGCACATAAGTCAGTCAAAGGTTTCACATGGGATCATGGCATGGGCGCAGAGGGTAGCCTCTAATgtttagatagacagatagtgCTATTGGATTGTCTGTGTCCTATTAGCTAATAAAGAGTCATACTTTCAATCTGTCTTTGTTTGAACGGCCTTATGCAAAGCtgtagcattttaaaaaatggagcAGTTTGAGtgttttaataatttgttttgtaattagATTTCAAGTTTCAGTGTTTAACTTTGTCATCAGCCCATAGGTCAGAGAAAAGTTGATGTAGTTTGAGGTTTGTGGCTTACAAAGGCCCTCGCTCAAGACTAATTTCTGACAACAATAAATCACGCCTATCAGAAAACAATATTAGAGAGCTGATAAGATTAAGATTAGAGCAGTAaattccatgtgtgtgtgtgattaatggagacagacagtcgcctctctccctctctcgcaaccacacatacgcacacagtAGATCAGCAGATAGGGACGCATACAGCACGGAGCCCACATGACATTTTTAAAGCCCGTATCAATCAATGTGTGGGAAAAAGTCATGGATCCTCCCTGTGGTTGAGGTCAGTATGAATGGGATCACAATTAACACGGGCTGACTCGTCTTAACTAACTTGGTGGTCTGTCTTGTCTGCCTGCCCATTTCCTGACTATAAGAGACAATCAAGGTATGGGGGGCTTTGTAAGTGTGTTAAAGATGCCATATTTTCAATAAATGATTAgttgatattttcatttattgtagAAAAAAGCATCAAGTATGTTCTAACAAATGTCCTATATTTAAGttacatctttttattttgatcaatGAAGTTTTGTTTATGGAGCCGGGACACCCCTGTCTGCCACAAATTGGTTCACTCCAATAAGTTAAATTATGAACAGGTGAGTGGCTGATTGTAGGCCAGTAAATGTCCTGCACCTTGACACATTTTTGTCTGTAGCCACAACACCACATCTATCTAACAGCTGTTATTAAAGATGGGGGAGAGGTTGCAAAGTCAAAAAAgctttgtttgttctttttttgattGTAAAGCCAAGTTCAGTAAGTCATGGAAGCTGGAGGCTCATCTGTGCAAACACACGGGATTGGTAAGTCGCTCTCAAGTGCTACAATAAGCCAAGCTGTTATTTGACAAGTACCGTGTTTAAACTGTTGATATTGTTTGCTtgacaattatttttttatcccAATGACTGCTGGGTTTATCCGTCAACTGTGTCTCAACCTCAGAGACCCTTTTCCTGTGGGAGTTGTGACAAGAGCTTTTGCACTCGCTATCAGCTCACCAGACATGAGTTCAACCACAGTGGAGACAAACCACACAAGTAAGTTGCTGCGGACCTTTTCTGTGATCattaagaaacataaaaatgcgacttcattttttttttttttttttttttttttgagctgccTTTGGTCAAACTGCACTCAGTGCCCATCTGCCCTGATCTGCAGGTGTCTGCTTGAAGGATGCTCTGAGGTCTTTGTCACAAATGCCAGCTTGAAGAACCATATGGTTCGAGTTCACCAGCACCGGGAGAAGCAATATCAGGTACAAttttctgtctgactctctcgGTTCCCCtgtatcattttgttttgtcaagtTTAACCAGGACAAAGGACAAATCAAAGCAGAACTGACTTGCTCCATCAATGTGATTTTGCTTTTGCGTTTCAGTGTGACCATCCAGGCTGTAAAAAGGGTTTCAACAAGAGGCGTCAGCTGAAGGCGCATAAGTGTGAGCACACACAGCTTCTGCCATTTCAGTGAGTATTGATTGGGTAAATGGTACAAGGATTATTTTTGAtctcaaattttgttttgtgcccCATCATCACTAATTTTAACTCATACTTCCATACAGCTGTACTTTCAGTGGCTGTACAAAGGAATTTCCTACTCATGGAAAACTGCAGCACCATAAAAAAGTACATGAAGGTTGGTTGTTCTATCCAGAATGTCTTTAGTTCTTTTTAATTTGTAGTAAAAATAAGTGTATTTAGTAATGCAATTACAGGTTACCCTTGTAAGGAGGAAGACTGTTCCTTCAGGGGGAAGACATGGACAGAATATCAGAAGCACAGAAAGAAACATCAAGGTATGAATGGACTGTTGTGAAATGCATGTCTCTGCTTTTGGCATACTGCATGCTTTGCTACCCTTCTTGACCCATTAAGTCGGAATAGCAGCCCATAACATTAATTATGTAGACACAAATTGCTGTATTTCACTTCTTGCcactgaatggaaacactgcTTCACTTGTGTTCTCAGTCAAGCTGCAGTGTGGAGAGTGCAAAAAGCTGTTTAACAACGCCTGGTTCTTGCACCAGCATGAGCTGAATGTCCACACTCGGGAGAAGAGGGTGTTCCCTTGCCCCAAACGAGGGTGTGACAAAAAGTTCACTAAGCGCTTCAACTTGGAGAGCCATGTACTGGGTGACCATGAGGGCAAGAAGCCCTTCAGCTGTGCTTATGCTGGCTGTAGGAAGAGCTTTGCCATGAAGGTTAGTACACCATCCCATTGTGTGATGCTGGGATTAACTGTTGGATCCCTACAGATTAAACAGGATGTGGCCAACTGAGTTTCTGTTATCAGAACAGGCATCCTCAACTTGAGTAACACCTGAGACTTCACTCATTGGGTGGGACTTGCTGTTGCAATGTACTAAAGTTTTTGATTTATCTCCTGTAACTAGGAAAGTCTTTGGCGACATGGCGTGGTGCATGACCCTTCAAAGAAAAAGCTGCAGGTAGTTTTTGCCTCTCCCCAAATttgctaattaaaaaaaaaatgtctcttccACACTTGTATAAGTTTTGTTGGCTTTTTCAGATGCTGCGTCCTAGAAAGAACCAGCCCTGGCGTAAGGCACAACAAGCCAGAATGGCAGCAGAGACCCGGAAACTAGCCGCTAAGCTGCAAAATACACAGCTGGTAGACACCAAACCATGAGGCTCCAGTGTACATGTCTTGCTTTGAACTATGACTATGTTCATTAAGGGTTGAACAAACCATTCCATAAGTTTCTTTTCAGATGCAATTTTGTTTATCCAAATATGAAGGGAAATAAAGCCTCACTGTTAAGCACTACATTAAATTTTCAAATGGTCTGACTCACAATTGAGAATACTTTGAACTGTCTTGGCTAACGTCAAACATGGTGAAAGTGCGTCAGTGTTTGCGTCGTGGAAAAACAGGGTGGATTTAGTCATTAATCCTTTTAAAGGAAATCTTTATTaaacaaacagaacacacattcacacacatgtataAAACTCCAGCTGATTGGACAgctggttgtcatggtgatgaaGCCTAAGGGCAGCAGAGCCCCCAGGGTGCGGCAGGTTTCTAACAAGGCCTGGGGCTCGTTCAGGTGGATGCAACATTGGCGCTGAAGACAAAATTATGATTAGTGATTAGAATCATTATCCTAAATGACAGAGGACCACAGACTGTCTTAATACGATGTAATTCTATCTAAACCTATAACGTTGCATCCACCTGATTGCAGCCCTGGATTCTACTACAGCCCGGTGAGGTGAATACAGCCCAGATAGTCTGCTACAGTTACAGTAGTACTGCTCTCCCTGTGGGAGTGAAGACAACATGACCATATgtacacagcagtgtgtgtgtatgagtgcagTCTGTCGAGTGACGTGGCACGATCTGTATCAGTCCCCACCTGATCAGGACAGGCTTAGCCCAGTTGGGTCCTGCTGGGTCTACAACAGCTCTGAATGGTTTTTGGTCCTGGATAAGCCCAGTATGGAGCGATGTAGCATATAGCAGTTCACTTTGGCCAAGGCTGTTCCCAATATAGAACATTCTGGTTGGATTCAGTCTGGTGCGGCGCAGCTTTGCTCAGCCTGACTGTGATCCGGCCCGGCTATGCCAGGCTGCCGGGCCAGGAGACCACAGTGAGCGCCACCCGGCTGCGCTGCTCCTTAAGCATGGGCACCAGTGCCGAGTGGCTCATTCCTGCTGTTGACAGCCCGTTGACCGCTACGATCATGTCACCGCACCTAGGATGACACACCGAGACACACGTCAGCATGGATTACAAACAACACCTGACAGCCGGGAGTGATGTACCATTCAGAAAGCATTATATCGTGATGTATCATACGTGGAAAATCAAATTTGAGATGACAAAGTATCGGTTTGGCAGTAGGTTAGATAGCAAACAGAAAATTCAGTGAATTCTTTTGAAGGAGAGAGCactgtggagatttttttttcctagtgagacatgtaaaaaaaaaaaaaaaaaaaagattcaggaTAAAGAGGACCCAGGGGAGAAAATCCTGATGGACCGCTGCCCAGTTCAGTATAGGGCAATTAAATTTCAGATCCAGGGGTATATTAACGGCTACACCATCTCTGGGCACTGTTCTGAAACTTGAAGATTAATCAATGAATCCTCCAGTGAGCACAGGCCTCCACTCACT
Coding sequences within it:
- the gtf3ab gene encoding general transcription factor IIIA, b, translated to MGERLQSQKSFVCSFFDCKAKFSKSWKLEAHLCKHTGLRPFSCGSCDKSFCTRYQLTRHEFNHSGDKPHKCLLEGCSEVFVTNASLKNHMVRVHQHREKQYQCDHPGCKKGFNKRRQLKAHKCEHTQLLPFHCTFSGCTKEFPTHGKLQHHKKVHEGYPCKEEDCSFRGKTWTEYQKHRKKHQVKLQCGECKKLFNNAWFLHQHELNVHTREKRVFPCPKRGCDKKFTKRFNLESHVLGDHEGKKPFSCAYAGCRKSFAMKESLWRHGVVHDPSKKKLQMLRPRKNQPWRKAQQARMAAETRKLAAKLQNTQLVDTKP